In Oceanibaculum nanhaiense, the following proteins share a genomic window:
- a CDS encoding acetolactate synthase large subunit — protein sequence MNGAESLVRTLKAGGVDVCFTNPGTSEMHFVAALDRVDGVRCVLCLFEGVATGAADGYARMADKPASTLLHLGPGLGNGIANLHNAKKARSPMVNIVGEHATYHVQYDAPLTADIEGTAKPYSHWVKTSASAATIASDAADAIAAARTAPGQIATLIAPADATWEEGAGIAPVPAIPERAKADEAAILAAAKALKSGEKVMILLGDKAVRAEALELAARIAEKTGAGLLAETSNARMERGQGRVAIERLPYPVDQAVAVLAEVKHLILIGSRNPVAFFAYPDKPSLIAPEGCNVIMMATPAEDQPEALARLADAVGATQKLVIAARERPSIPTGALTPETIGAVVGALLPENAIVCDEGVTTGRRFFPSTHASGPMDWLQLSGGAIGVGIPMATGAAVACPDRKVVSLQADGSAMYTVQGLWTQAREKLDVLTLIFSNRSYNILRGELANVGANNPGPKALNMLSLADPDIGWVNLARGLGVDATRVETAERLAEVMKSALRAKGPHLIEVVM from the coding sequence ATGAACGGCGCTGAAAGTCTGGTGCGGACCCTGAAGGCGGGCGGAGTCGATGTCTGCTTCACCAATCCCGGCACCTCGGAAATGCACTTCGTTGCCGCCCTCGACCGGGTCGATGGCGTGCGTTGCGTGCTGTGCCTGTTCGAGGGCGTGGCGACCGGTGCGGCGGACGGCTATGCCCGCATGGCCGACAAGCCTGCCTCGACGCTGCTGCATCTCGGGCCGGGGCTGGGCAACGGCATCGCCAATCTGCACAACGCCAAGAAGGCGCGCAGCCCGATGGTCAACATCGTCGGCGAGCATGCCACCTATCACGTGCAGTATGACGCCCCGCTGACCGCCGATATCGAAGGCACGGCAAAGCCTTATTCGCACTGGGTGAAGACCTCCGCCAGCGCCGCCACCATCGCCAGCGATGCCGCCGACGCGATTGCCGCCGCGCGCACCGCGCCGGGCCAGATCGCCACGCTGATCGCGCCGGCCGACGCCACCTGGGAAGAGGGTGCCGGCATCGCGCCGGTGCCGGCGATCCCGGAGCGCGCCAAGGCCGACGAGGCCGCCATCCTGGCCGCCGCCAAGGCGCTGAAATCCGGCGAGAAGGTGATGATCCTGCTGGGCGACAAGGCGGTCCGCGCCGAGGCGCTGGAACTGGCCGCCCGCATCGCCGAGAAGACCGGCGCCGGCCTGCTGGCCGAGACCAGCAATGCCCGTATGGAGCGCGGTCAGGGCCGCGTCGCCATCGAGCGGCTGCCCTATCCGGTGGATCAGGCGGTCGCCGTGCTGGCCGAGGTGAAGCATCTGATCCTGATCGGCTCGCGCAATCCGGTCGCCTTCTTCGCCTATCCCGACAAGCCCAGCCTCATCGCGCCGGAAGGCTGCAACGTCATCATGATGGCGACCCCCGCCGAGGATCAGCCGGAGGCGCTGGCGCGCCTGGCCGATGCGGTGGGTGCTACGCAGAAGCTGGTGATCGCGGCGCGCGAGCGGCCTTCCATCCCGACCGGGGCGCTGACGCCGGAGACCATCGGCGCCGTGGTTGGCGCGCTGCTGCCGGAAAACGCCATCGTCTGCGACGAGGGTGTTACCACCGGCCGGCGCTTCTTCCCCTCGACCCATGCGTCGGGTCCGATGGACTGGCTGCAGCTCTCGGGCGGCGCGATCGGCGTCGGTATCCCGATGGCAACGGGGGCGGCGGTCGCCTGCCCGGATCGCAAGGTGGTCTCGCTGCAGGCCGATGGCAGCGCCATGTACACGGTGCAGGGTCTGTGGACGCAGGCGCGCGAAAAGCTGGACGTGCTGACGCTGATCTTCTCCAACCGCAGCTACAACATCCTGCGCGGCGAGCTGGCCAATGTCGGCGCCAACAATCCGGGGCCGAAGGCGCTGAACATGCTGAGCCTCGCAGACCCCGACATCGGCTGGGTCAATCTGGCGCGCGGCCTCGGCGTCGATGCGACGCGGGTCGAGACCGCCGAACGGCTGGCCGAGGTGATGAAATCAGCCCTGCGCGCCAAGGGGCCGCATCTGATCGAAGTCGTGATGTAA